Proteins from one Procambarus clarkii isolate CNS0578487 chromosome 40, FALCON_Pclarkii_2.0, whole genome shotgun sequence genomic window:
- the LOC138372980 gene encoding uncharacterized protein — MSKEDRDEVKTNTEERRLLCVAYHTSFIVCFVFGDVYCDLGDVYCDLGDVYCDLGDVYCDLGDVYCDHGDVYCDLGNVYCDLGDVYCDLGDVYRDLGDVYCDLGDVYCDLGDVYRDLGDVYCDLGDVYCDLGDVYCDLGDVYCDLGDVYCDLGDVYCDLGDVYCDLGDVYCDLGDVYCDLGDVYCDLGDVYCDLGDVYCDLGDVYCDLGDVYCDLGDVYCDLGDVYCDLGDVYRDLGDVYCDFGDVYCDLGDVYRDLGAMYY, encoded by the coding sequence AAGACTATTGTGTGTAGCATATCATACCAGCTTTATCGTTTGTTTTGTGTTTGGAGACGTGTATTGTGACCTTGGAGACGTGTATTGTGACCTTGGAGACGTGTATTGTGACCTTGGAGACGTGTATTGTGACCTTGGAGACGTGTATTGTGACCATGGAGACGTGTATTGTGACCTTGGAAACGTGTATTGTGACCTTGGAGACGTGTATTGTGACCTTGGAGACGTGTATCGTGACCTTGGAGACGTGTATTGTGACCTTGGAGACGTGTATTGTGACCTTGGAGACGTGTATCGTGACCTTGGAGACGTGTATTGTGACCTTGGAGACGTGTATTGTGACCTTGGAGACGTGTATTGTGACCTTGGAGACGTGTATTGTGACCTTGGAGACGTGTATTGTGACCTTGGAGACGTGTATTGTGACCTTGGAGACGTGTATTGTGACCTTGGAGACGTGTATTGTGACCTTGGAGACGTGTATTGTGACCTTGGAGACGTGTATTGTGACCTTGGAGACGTGTATTGTGACCTTGGAGACGTGTATTGTGACCTTGGAGACGTGTATTGTGACCTTGGAGACGTGTATTGTGACCTTGGAGACGTGTATTGTGACCTTGGAGACGTGTATTGTGACCTTGGAGACGTGTATCGTGACCTTGGAGACGTGTATTGTGACTTTGGAGACGTGTATTGTGACCTTGGAGACGTGTATCGTGACCTTGGTGCTATGTATTATTGA